The nucleotide window ATGGAATCCATCCGCCCGTGGCGGACCGATGTACAGGCCGAGATTGATTTTCGCGAACGAACGGATCGTGACTGGCATGGAAGAGGAATTGTAAGCGAAAACACGCTGTTCGCTGTTCGTCCTTCGGCGGGAACGCAAGCAACGGGACTTCGAGGCGTTGGACTGGGCACGCTAGAAGCGAACGACGAACGGCGAACAGCGAAGGACGTTACTTCTTCTCCAGATTAGCGTCCAGAGTCAACTCCGATCCAACTGTGATCGCGATCTCTTTCGTCCAGGGCTTGTATCCGGCCTTCTCCACTCGAAACGAATGTTTCCCGGGAGGCAGGCTCACCTTGGCCGGCGTGTATCCCATCGAATCGCCGTCCACGAAGACTTCGGAAAGATAAGGCGTAGACCGCACCGTCACCACGCCCGTTGTTGGCGGCAAGGCGACCGGCTCTGGCGGCGGAGTGTTTTCCGCGGGAGGAGCAGCCGCTCCAGCAGTCTTTTCGGTGGAAAATCCAACCATCGATCCAGCCGGCGCTTCTATCTGTTCCAGCTGTTTCTTTTCATCGGCGGTGAGGGGCGTCATGATCTTGCCCGCCTTGCGGCGAGTAATATGCAGCCGGATTTCGCCCGTTGGCCCACGTACAAACAGCCGATCCGCCGCGATCTGGATCTTCACCGGATAATTGGTCGTCCACTCCTCCGGCGGTGCGGACTCTTCCGGAGTCAGCTCGTACGTCCCCATGATGATCTTGTCCTGCGCCTGCACGGAGATTGTGTAAGTGATCAGATCCTCGGTGATCGGGGTGTTCACAACCCAAGCCTTGGTCTTGGTTTCCACCGACTTGCGAACGTCGACAATGCGGGCATATTGCCAGGGCGTTTGCGCCACACAGATCGCCGCGCATCCGACCAGCGCTAGCAAGATAAGAAAAGTCCGCTTCATTTCTTCTTTTCCAGTTTACAAGGTATGGGAAGCAGGCTTCTAGCAGGAACTTGGTCTCGCGCTTTTTTCCGCATTCTTGGGATCAAGTCATCGTGCCC belongs to Acidobacteriota bacterium and includes:
- a CDS encoding PEGA domain-containing protein, whose protein sequence is MKRTFLILLALVGCAAICVAQTPWQYARIVDVRKSVETKTKAWVVNTPITEDLITYTISVQAQDKIIMGTYELTPEESAPPEEWTTNYPVKIQIAADRLFVRGPTGEIRLHITRRKAGKIMTPLTADEKKQLEQIEAPAGSMVGFSTEKTAGAAAPPAENTPPPEPVALPPTTGVVTVRSTPYLSEVFVDGDSMGYTPAKVSLPPGKHSFRVEKAGYKPWTKEIAITVGSELTLDANLEKK